A window of the Brassica oleracea var. oleracea cultivar TO1000 chromosome C1, BOL, whole genome shotgun sequence genome harbors these coding sequences:
- the LOC106313832 gene encoding F-box/LRR-repeat protein At3g26922-like, translating into MNPNFSRRHSNKKRRRVDEKADKISDLPDALLLLILSLIPTVDVVRTCVLSKRWTSLWEHVPKLDYSYKTDKKMSHQFVHRFLISRKPCLLESMRLIVGSDCEGINVPIWIKYAVEHGLRELELDPYSEKGNIRLPTSIYACKTLEVLTLKYCVHVDVPNTPVCFKSLKILNLQLVHFKNAESVRRLFSSCPNLEKLDVKRYVDNVVNFTIEVPSLKSLTIHDCSDGDGRRGYVINAPSLKYFSIKGMKDYEFSIENMPELREAKIIDVFDINTEKILRPLASSVKRLSLSLSPLETRYADSIVLSQLVYLKLSTSKIEWWNLLMVLLLNSSKLQVLKLTRDEPKKSHTGRMSNPQFYKPVNVPPCLLFCLQRLEWERYNGLHDEERQIAMYILTNAKHLKEARFSTKNSDMKEKFEMLKVLAREPRASPSCQFFFE; encoded by the exons ATGAACCCAAA TTTTAGTCGTAGACACTCCAACAAGAAACGAAGACGGGTTGATGAGAAAGCAGATAAGATCAGTGACTTGCCCGATGCTTTGTTGCTTCTGATATTGTCCTTGATCCCAACAGTAGATGTCGTAAGGACTTGTGTTTTGTCGAAGCGATGGACATCTCTTTGGGAACATGTGCCTAAACTCGACTATAGTTACAAGACTGATAAAAAAATGTCACACCAATTTGTTCATAGGTTCTTGATATCACGTAAGCCGTGTCTTCTAGAGAGTATGCGACTTATCGTTGGATCAGATTGTGAGGGTATTAATGTCCCCATATGGATTAAGTATGCAGTTGAACATGGTTTGCGTGAACTAGAACTCGATCCTTACTCGGAAAAAGGAAATATCCGATTACCAACTAGCATCTACGCTTGTAAAACACTCGAGGTCTTGACGCTTAAGTACTGTGTTCACGTAGATGTTCCTAACACTCCTGTTTGTTTCAAGTCCCTCAAGATCCTAAACCTTCAACTTGTGCACTTCAAGAACGCTGAGTCAGTACGTAGGCTTTTCTCAAGCTGCCCAAATCTTGAAAAATTGGATGTTAAACGATATGTGGACAATGTGGTAAACTTCACTATCGAAGTACCATCTTTAAAGAGTTTAACAATACATGATTGTAGCGATGGAGATGGTCGAAGAGGGTATGTGATAAATGCTCCTTCTTTGAAATACTTTTCAATTAAAGGAATGAAAGATTATGAGTTTTCTATTGAGAATATGCCGGAGCTTAGAGAGGCAAAGATTATTGATGTTTTTGATATAAATACTGAGAAGATTCTCCGACCTCTTGCCTCATCAGTCAAACGTCTCTCGTTGTCTTTATCACCTTTGGAG ACTAGGTACGCTGATAGTATTGTCCTTAGCCAGCTTGTATATTTGAAGCTAAGTACAAGTAAAATCGAGTGGTGGAATCTACTTATGGTTTTGCTATTGAATTCTTCTAAACTACAAGTCCTCAAGCTCACGAGAGAT GAGCCCAAGAAAAGTCATACGGGGCGCATGTCTAACCCACAATTTTACAAACCGGTTAATGTTCCACCTTGTTTGTTATTCTGCCTACAAAGACTCGAGTGGGAAAGATACAATGGACTACATGACGAAGAGAGACAAATTGCAATGTATATCCTAACGAATGCGAAACATTTGAAGGAAGCAAGATTTTCGACGAAAAACAGTGATATGAAAGAGAAATTTGAGATGCTAAAGGTGTTAGCTCGGGAGCCCAGGGCCTCACCTTCATGTCAGTTTTTCTTTGAGTAA
- the LOC106332051 gene encoding uncharacterized protein LOC106332051: MHCKQRWQKINDLVCKFCGSYEAATRKKTSGQNETDVLKRAHEIFYNNYKKKFTLEHAWIELRNEQKWCDLSSSKQDGSSKKRKLDDGAQSSTSHATESKTSEADEGTNRPLGVKASKGRGKKTTFEGTGLSEFQTMWSIKQQDLHPNNHLLTLSSSILQWPREFQNLKKKKKKTSVKFSIPIRSVTGDAASLTVVVTMYKRDDYVRNKPDGVFSKWQGFARSMLLPKPFSETAELRRTVADYSLISRDLAPKILTGAKGNREDLRVGKDFVGRYRVQESIQGLGVAVNIHDADDISHGQTESIRTRLRSYGRPVPLLKKLGDNASQTITQKKTGSRSNDKKHGFEEERDVSRVEAEENNTNSVHASSVLRLSRPRPQPVLERHDDIVDGSDSASVCGVLQEDGTTCLTAPATGRKRCTQHKGQRITCAPPVKKPPCEEETEEICGVILPEMVRCRSKPVSGRKRCEDHKGMRVNAFFFLLNPTERDKILKEDKSKPETRTSSTNQEEPGQSLSCEATTKNGLPCTRSAPKGTRRCWQHKDEALDHKSSENVKSTTVVCGVKLYTGSVCEKPPVKGRKRCQEHKGMRITS; encoded by the exons ATGCACTGTAAGCAAAGGTGGCAGAAGATCAACGACCTCGTCTGCAAGTTCTGTGGCTCCTATGAAGCTGCAACCAGGAAGAAGACCAGCGGACAAAATGAGACTGATGTTCTCAAAAGAGCGCATGAGATCTTCTACAACAACTATAAGAAGAAGTTCACCCTTGAGCATGCATGGATAGAGCTGCGAAACGAACAGAAATGGTGTGATCTTTCAAGCTCAAAGCAAGATGGAAGCTCTAAAAAGAGGAAGTTGGACGATGGTGCACAATCATCAACCTCTCACGCCACTGAAAGCAAGACTTCTGAAGCTGATGAAGGCACCAATCGTCCCTTGGGTGTGAAGGCATCTAAAGGACGTGGTAAGAAGACGACGTTTGAGGGGACGGGGCTGTCTGAGTTTCAGACAATGTGGTCCATTAAACAGCAGGATCTG CATCCAAACAATCATCTGCTCACACTTTCTTCGAGTATTCTGCAGTGGCCGCGAGAATTTCAAAATTTGAAAAAGAAGAAAAAAAAAACTTCTGTAAAATTCTCCATTCCAATCCGTTCAGTTACCGGCGACGCCGCTTCCTTAACCGTCGTGGTCACCATGTATAAGAGAGACGATTACGTTCGAAATAAACCCGACGGTGTCTTTTCCAAATGGCAG GGTTTTGCCCGATCCATGCTTCTGCCTAAACCCTTTTCAGAAACTGCTGAATTACGGAGGACTGTAGCTGACTACTCCTTAATCTCTCGAGATTTGGCTCCAAAG ATTCTGACAGGAGCCAAGGGTAACAGGGAAGATTTGAGAGTGGGAAAAGACTTTGTAGGTAGATACAGAGTTCAAGAATCTATCCAGGGTCTTGGTGTAGCTGTCAACATTCATGACGCAGATGACATTTCTCATGGTCAAACCGAAAGCATTAGAACTCGGCTAAGGTCTTACGGTAGACCTGTTCCCTTGCTTAAGAAACTTGGAGACAATGCGTCTCAAACGATTACTCAGAAGAAAACTGGCAGCAGAAGCAACGACAAGAAGCATGGTTTTGAAGAAGAGAGAGATGTCAGCCGTGTGGAAGCTGAGGAGAATAATACTAATAGTGTTCACGCATCATCGGTGCTTAGACTCAGTCGGCCCAGACCTCAACCCGTTTTAGAGAGACATGATGATATTGTTGATGGGTCTGATTCTGCTTCTGTTTGTGGAGTCCTACAAGAAGATGGTACTACTTGCTTGACAGCTCCAGCCACAGGAAGAAAGAGATGCACACAACATAAAGGGCAGAGAATCACATGTGCCCCTCCTGTTAAAAAACCACCGTGTGAAGAAGAGACCGAGGAGATCTGTGGAGTGATTTTACCTGAGATGGTACGTTGCAGAAGCAAACCTGTTTCAGGGAGAAAACGATGCGAGGATCACAAGGGAATGCGAGTCAACGCCTTCTTTTTTCTGCTCAACCCAACAGAACGTGATAAAATCCTCAAAGAGGATAAGTCCAAACCCGAGACACGCACAAGCTCAACGAACCAAGAGGAACCAGGTCAGAGTCTTTCATGTGAAGCTACAACGAAGAATGGTTTGCCTTGTACAAGAAGCGCTCCTAAGGGAACCAGAAGATGTTGGCAGCACAAAGATGAAGCTTTAGACCACAAATCATCTGAAAATGTTAAGTCAACAACAGTAGTCTGCGGCGTAAAGCTGTACACTGGATCGGTCTGCGAGAAACCTCCAGTAAAAGGACGGAAGAGATGCCAGGAGCACAAGGGGATGCGAATCACATCTTGA
- the LOC106313842 gene encoding mitochondrial substrate carrier family protein P, translated as MAEGEEKNGILDSMPVFAKELIAGGVTGGIAKTAVAPLERIKILFQTRRDEFKRIGLVGSINKIGKTEGLMGFYRGNGASVARIVPYAALHYMAYEEYRRWIIFGFPDTTRGPLLDLVAGSFAGGTAVLFTYPLDLVRTKLAYQVVGSAKAQAKAVTIPMEQFLYTGITDCFSRTYRESGFRGLYRGVAPSLYGIFPYAGLKFYFYEEMKRHVPAEHKKDISLKLVCGSVAGLLGQTLTYPLDVVRRQMQVERLYAAAKEETVRRGTMQTLVKIAREEGWKQLFSGLSINYLKVVPSVAIGFTVYDVMKLHLRVPSREETEAEDRTTRKRNTLS; from the exons ATGGCTGAGGGCGAAGAGAAGAACGGAATTCTCGATTCGATGCCCGTGTTCGCTAAGGAGCTAATCGCCGGCGGCGTCACCGGCGGTATAGCTAAAACCGCCGTAGCTCCACTCGAGCGAATCAAGATTCTTTTCCAG ACAAGAAGGGACGAGTTTAAACGCATAGGACTCGTGGGATCCATCAACAAGATTGGCAAAACTGAGGGTTTAATGGGTTTCTATCG TGGGAATGGTGCAAGTGTTGCTCGGATAGTTCCCTACGCTGCTCTTCACTACATGGCTTACGAGGAATACAGGAGATGGATCATCTTCGGCTTCCCCGACACTACTCGTGGACCGTTGCTTGATCTCGTTGCTGGATCGTTCGCTGGTGGCACTGCCGTTCTCTTCACTTACCCTCTTGACCTCGTCCGAACAAAGCTCGCTTATCAG GTTGTTGGTTCAGCAAAAGCACAAGCCAAAGCTGTTACTATCCCCATGGAACAATTCTTGTACACTGGAATCACCGATTGTTTCTCGAGGACGTACAGAGAATCTGGATTCCGTGGCCTATATCGCGGTGTAGCTCCTTCTCTGTATGGGATCTTCCCTTACGCTGGTTTGAAGTTCTACTTCTACGAGGAGATGAAACGCCACGTCCCTGCAGAGCATAAGAAAGACATTTCTTTGAAACTCGTTTGTGGATCGGTCGCTGGATTGCTTGGTCAGACGTTAACGTACCCTCTCGATGTTGTCAGGAGACAAATGCAGGTTGAGAGACTATACGCAGCGGCTAAGGAAGAAACGGTACGAAGAGGGACAATGCAGACGCTTGTCAAGATTGCTAGAGAAGAAGGTTGGAAGCAACTCTTCTCGGGGCTTAGCATCAATTACCTTAAG GTTGTACCATCTGTGGCAATTGGATTCACGGTTTATGATGTAATGAAGCTGCACTTAAGAGTCCCGTCACGAGAGGAAACAGAGGCAGAAGATAGGACCACACGGAAAAGAAACACTTTAAGCTGA
- the LOC106312371 gene encoding putative GATA transcription factor 22 isoform X1, which yields MGSSFHYTIDLNEDQIDQPFFSHLGSSLHHNQHHHDDDHLAPSNLSSSSSSLTPSSLSHLSFFINSHQDQIHVGYNNNTFQGFLDPHLSQSLETKKFVSNSGSPSSDQVVPKKEARLKLTKRKKDNHHDHEQVKLMKRKTMITTTENNKQHVNNDQSMNKRNFEGDDHDHLKKISANQYNIVNETGYNGSNNGVIRICSDCNTTKTPLWRSGPRGPKSLCNACGIRQRKARQAAMAAAAATTNSEYLSPPLLKKKMQSKYKRSNEVSNLYSSLASKVKKCKSMSTSVEEAISVMERTAAETQGKSTMSRSSSTSSSSNKFYYDDLAMILSKSSAYQQVFPQDEKDAAILLMALSYGMVHG from the exons ATGGGTTCGAGTTTTCATTACACTATAGATCTCAATGAAGATCAAATCGACCAACCTTTTTTCTCTCATCTTGGATCCTCTCTTCATCATAACCAGCATCATCATGATGATGATCATTTAGCTCCTTCTAATCTCTCTTCTTCATCATCTTCTTTGACTCCATCATCTCTTTCCCACCTCTCTTTCTTTATCAATTCTCACCAAGATCAAATACATGTTGGGTACAACAACAACACTTTTCAAGGTTTTCTTGATCCCCATCTCTCCCAATCACTTGAG ACCAAGAAGTTTGTATCTAATAGTGGATCACCATCAAGCGATCAAGTGGTGCCAAAGAAGGAGGCACGACTAAAATTGACGAAACGGAAGAAAGACAATCATCATGATCATGAACAGGTGAAATTGATGAAGAGGAAGACGATGATCACCACCACTGAGAACAACAAACAACACGTTAATAACGACCAATCCATGAACAAAAGAAATTTCGAAGGAGATGACCATGATCATCTCAAGAAAATCTCGGCAAATCAGTACAATATAGTCAACGAGACTGGTTATAACGGAAGCAACAATGGCGTGATTAGGATCTGTTCCGATTGTAACACGACCAAGACTCCTCTTTGGAGAAGTGGTCCGAGAGGTCCCAAG TCTCTATGTAATGCGTGTGGGATAAGGCAAAGGAAGGCGAGGCAGGCTGCTATGGCAGCTGCAGCCGCAACCACAAACTCTGAGTACTTGTCACCACCCCTCCTGAAAAAGAAGATGCAAAGCAAGTACAAAAGATCAAATGAAGTTAGCAACCTCTATTCTTCTTTGGCTTCAAAGGTAAAGAAATGTAAGAGCATGAGTACATCGGTGGAGGAGGCAATATCGGTGATGGAGCGCACAGCAGCCGAGACTCAAGGCAAGTCCACTATGTCGAGATCTTCCTCGACATCTTCCTCTTCAAACAAGTTTTATTATGATGATCTAGCGATGATCTTGAGCAAAAGCTCAGCTTATCAGCAAGTTTTCCCTCAAGATGAGAAGGATGCTGCCATTTTACTAATGGCTTTATCGTACGGAATGGTTCACGGGTGA
- the LOC106312371 gene encoding putative GATA transcription factor 22 isoform X2 codes for MGSSFHYTIDLNEDQIDQPFFSHLGSSLHHNQHHHDDDHLAPSNLSSSSSSLTPSSLSHLSFFINSHQDQIHVGYNNNTFQGFLDPHLSQSLETKKFVSNSGSPSSDQVVPKKEARLKLTKRKKDNHHDHEQVKLMKRKTMITTTENNKQHVNNDQSMNKRNFEGDDHDHLKKISANQYNIVNETGYNGSNNGVIRICSDCNTTKTPLWRSGPRGPKSLCNACGIRQRKARQAAMAAAAATTNSEYLSPPLLKKKMQSKYKRSNEVSNLYSSLASKVKKCKSMSTSVEEAISVMERTAAETQVTFPTISP; via the exons ATGGGTTCGAGTTTTCATTACACTATAGATCTCAATGAAGATCAAATCGACCAACCTTTTTTCTCTCATCTTGGATCCTCTCTTCATCATAACCAGCATCATCATGATGATGATCATTTAGCTCCTTCTAATCTCTCTTCTTCATCATCTTCTTTGACTCCATCATCTCTTTCCCACCTCTCTTTCTTTATCAATTCTCACCAAGATCAAATACATGTTGGGTACAACAACAACACTTTTCAAGGTTTTCTTGATCCCCATCTCTCCCAATCACTTGAG ACCAAGAAGTTTGTATCTAATAGTGGATCACCATCAAGCGATCAAGTGGTGCCAAAGAAGGAGGCACGACTAAAATTGACGAAACGGAAGAAAGACAATCATCATGATCATGAACAGGTGAAATTGATGAAGAGGAAGACGATGATCACCACCACTGAGAACAACAAACAACACGTTAATAACGACCAATCCATGAACAAAAGAAATTTCGAAGGAGATGACCATGATCATCTCAAGAAAATCTCGGCAAATCAGTACAATATAGTCAACGAGACTGGTTATAACGGAAGCAACAATGGCGTGATTAGGATCTGTTCCGATTGTAACACGACCAAGACTCCTCTTTGGAGAAGTGGTCCGAGAGGTCCCAAG TCTCTATGTAATGCGTGTGGGATAAGGCAAAGGAAGGCGAGGCAGGCTGCTATGGCAGCTGCAGCCGCAACCACAAACTCTGAGTACTTGTCACCACCCCTCCTGAAAAAGAAGATGCAAAGCAAGTACAAAAGATCAAATGAAGTTAGCAACCTCTATTCTTCTTTGGCTTCAAAGGTAAAGAAATGTAAGAGCATGAGTACATCGGTGGAGGAGGCAATATCGGTGATGGAGCGCACAGCAGCCGAGACTCAAG TTACATTCCCAACTATCTCCCCGTAA
- the LOC106313852 gene encoding thioredoxin-like 2-1, chloroplastic: MSPPTSFRSLYASSSTRTPISPQIRIIPLLNSCKRPYGLSFSTSSSLPSSSSNLFFSSSRKQSLSIKVQALAAETEQPKWWEKKAGPNMIDITSTEQFLNALKDAGDRLVIVDFYGTWCGSCRAMFPKLCKTAEEHPEILFLKINFDENKSLCKSLNVKVLPYFHLYRGSDGQVDSFSCSLAKFKKLRDAIERHNVGISSDHSSSVSEQIEDSTSSL; encoded by the exons ATGTCTCCTCCGACATCTTTTCGATCGCTTTACGCTTCCTCATCTACTCGTACTCCGATATCTCCACAAATCCGAATCATACCCTTACTGAACTCATGCAAAAGACCCTACGGTCTATCATTCTCAACCTCGTCCTCTCTTCCTTCGTCTTCTTCAAATCTATTTTTCTCATCATCAAGGAAGCAGTCTCTCTCTATAAAG GTACAAGCTTTAGCTGCTGAAACAGAACAGCCAAAATGGTGGGAGAAGAAAGCAGGACCGAACATGATCGACATCACCTCAACCGAACAGTTTCTGAACGCTTTGAAAGATGCGGGAGATAGATTAGTTATCGTCGATTTTTATGGAACTTGGTGTGGCTCTTGCCGAGCAATGTTCCCAAAG CTATGCAAAACAGCGGAAGAACACCCTGAGATCTTGTTCCTTAAAATAAACTTTGACGAGAACAAGTCACTCTGCAAAAGCTTGAACGTCAAGGTGTTACCATACTTCCACTTATACCGCGGCTCGGATGGCCAAGTCGATTCTTTCTCCTGCTCTCTTGCCAAG TTCAAGAAACTCAGAGATGCTATAGAGAGACATAATGTAGGAATTAGCAGTGACCACTCTTCTTCGGTTTCTGAGCAAATTGAAGATTCAACTTCAAGCCTATAA